Proteins encoded in a region of the Haloarcula sp. CBA1129 genome:
- a CDS encoding DMT family transporter, with the protein MVVTEPRIDPRIALAVAVLAVSTSAILVRWSAAAASVAAFYRVFLTTALLAPLALGRHRSAFARLAGRDVLAAAATGVALAVHFAAWFESLAWTSVAASVTLVQCQPLFVAVGAWALLDERVTRGTTAGILVAIGGIVVMSIGELLGGGAIGARPLYGNTLALVGGVMAAGYVLAGRSLRQRFPLIPYVTVVYGVAAICLLVFVIASGHPVTGYPPREWALFLAMAVGPGVFGHTVLNWALAHVESSMVSVSLLGEPVGSALLALLLLAEIPGPATIAGGAVVLVGIGVVARSRAVGATPAD; encoded by the coding sequence ATGGTCGTGACCGAGCCACGAATCGACCCGCGAATCGCGCTCGCTGTTGCCGTGCTTGCAGTCAGTACGAGCGCGATTCTCGTCCGCTGGAGCGCGGCCGCGGCATCAGTCGCGGCCTTTTATCGGGTCTTCCTGACGACGGCGCTGCTGGCTCCGCTGGCGCTGGGACGGCACCGGTCGGCGTTCGCACGCCTTGCAGGGCGGGACGTGCTGGCGGCTGCGGCGACCGGTGTCGCACTCGCGGTTCACTTCGCCGCGTGGTTCGAGAGTCTGGCGTGGACGAGCGTCGCGGCGTCAGTCACGCTGGTCCAGTGCCAGCCGCTGTTCGTCGCCGTCGGCGCGTGGGCGCTGCTGGACGAGCGCGTCACGCGCGGCACGACGGCGGGCATACTCGTCGCCATCGGCGGCATTGTTGTGATGTCAATCGGCGAACTGCTCGGCGGCGGTGCCATCGGCGCGCGTCCGCTGTACGGCAATACGCTGGCGCTCGTCGGCGGCGTCATGGCCGCCGGCTACGTGCTCGCCGGACGCTCGCTCCGCCAGCGATTCCCCCTCATTCCCTACGTAACCGTCGTCTACGGCGTGGCCGCAATATGCCTCCTCGTCTTCGTCATCGCGTCGGGCCACCCCGTTACCGGCTACCCGCCACGGGAGTGGGCGCTGTTTCTCGCGATGGCTGTCGGTCCCGGCGTGTTCGGACACACCGTTCTCAACTGGGCGCTGGCACACGTCGAATCAAGTATGGTTAGCGTCTCGCTGCTGGGCGAACCGGTCGGCAGCGCGCTGCTGGCGCTGCTGTTGCTCGCAGAGATACCCGGTCCAGCGACCATCGCCGGCGGAGCCGTCGTGCTTGTCGGTATCGGTGTCGTCGCCAGAAGTCGGGCAGTCGGAGCGACACCAGCGGATTGA
- a CDS encoding DoxX family membrane protein, protein MSYQAANPLADEFELELGGAWTACWLAFLRVVTGWWFFHAGVTKLIEDGLAYTYGPAYLRQMTGTALGPIPVLMGEHLGWLIQAMVPLGETLIGLGLMVGALVRLASVFGVFFMALFWIGNAGFGHGLVNSDFMGLLLFMTMIVLATGRYYGLDAIIEKTKLVERHPKLRYLLG, encoded by the coding sequence ATGTCCTATCAAGCGGCGAACCCCTTGGCAGACGAGTTCGAATTAGAGCTCGGCGGGGCGTGGACCGCGTGCTGGCTGGCGTTCCTGCGTGTCGTAACCGGCTGGTGGTTCTTCCACGCAGGCGTAACGAAGCTCATCGAGGACGGGCTGGCCTACACCTACGGGCCGGCGTATCTCAGGCAGATGACTGGCACGGCACTCGGGCCGATCCCCGTGCTGATGGGCGAACACTTGGGCTGGCTCATTCAGGCGATGGTCCCGCTGGGCGAGACACTCATCGGGCTCGGACTGATGGTCGGCGCGCTGGTCAGGCTCGCATCCGTGTTCGGGGTCTTCTTCATGGCCCTGTTCTGGATCGGCAACGCGGGCTTCGGCCACGGGCTGGTCAACAGCGACTTCATGGGCCTGCTGCTGTTCATGACGATGATCGTGCTGGCCACCGGCCGCTACTACGGCCTCGACGCCATCATCGAGAAGACCAAACTGGTCGAACGACACCCGAAACTGCGGTACCTGCTCGGGTAA
- a CDS encoding RIO1 family regulatory kinase/ATPase, which produces MAFRRLLRGTVPWEQLEGVVRAVIDRYDEPAAHVAFLEADNWLSTPLVVNDQWFVKVITEQNSLVHTLLTAGRNIGAFSSGTEGFFEHFGTPYEMAEHELAATRRMREIGVNAPEPIEAFEYEGMGILVLEYIPDFEPLDNLSPETVKRHSPAVFDFLHRMHDDGLAHGDFRCENVLVAHDDLYFIDATSVREAAIRDARAYDLACALGALEPLIGAPAAVSAATRHYDTSDLLAAEEFLDFVNIRPDHDFAAAEIRGAVEKRA; this is translated from the coding sequence ATGGCGTTCCGGCGACTCCTCCGTGGAACGGTCCCTTGGGAGCAACTCGAAGGCGTGGTACGGGCGGTGATAGACCGGTACGACGAGCCCGCGGCCCACGTGGCGTTTCTGGAGGCGGACAACTGGCTCTCGACGCCGCTGGTCGTCAACGACCAGTGGTTCGTCAAAGTCATCACGGAACAGAACTCGCTTGTCCATACCCTGCTTACCGCCGGCCGCAACATCGGCGCGTTTTCCTCGGGGACAGAGGGCTTTTTCGAGCACTTCGGGACGCCCTACGAGATGGCGGAACACGAACTGGCGGCGACCCGTCGGATGCGGGAGATCGGTGTCAACGCCCCTGAACCCATCGAGGCCTTCGAGTACGAGGGAATGGGTATCCTCGTACTGGAATACATCCCGGACTTCGAGCCGCTGGACAACCTTTCACCCGAAACGGTCAAGCGACACAGCCCGGCGGTGTTTGACTTCCTCCACCGGATGCACGATGACGGCCTCGCCCACGGTGACTTCCGCTGTGAGAACGTGCTCGTGGCCCACGACGACCTCTACTTCATCGATGCGACGAGCGTCCGGGAAGCGGCAATCAGGGACGCCCGCGCCTACGATCTGGCCTGTGCGCTGGGCGCGTTGGAGCCGCTTATCGGTGCGCCGGCCGCCGTCTCAGCCGCCACGCGGCACTATGACACGTCCGATCTGCTGGCCGCGGAGGAGTTCCTCGATTTCGTCAACATTCGCCCGGACCACGACTTCGCCGCCGCCGAGATACGCGGGGCTGTGGAAAAACGCGCATAG
- a CDS encoding Glu/Leu/Phe/Val dehydrogenase: MSPEVNPFESLQEQIDDAADYLEYSTDVLERLKHPERVLETNLSVEMDDGSVEVFRAYRSQFNGDRGPYKGGIRYHPQVTRDEVKALSGWMVYKCAAVNIPYGGGKGGIEIDPRQYSADEIERITRSFAEELRPIIGEDRDIPAPDVNTGQREMNWIKDTYETLENTTEPGVITGKAPESGGSAGRVEATGRSVMLTAREAFDYLGKDIEDATVAVQGYGNAGSVAAKLIEDLGANIVAASDSSGAVYNPDGFDARDAKAFKSETGSLAGYEGATEELTNEELLTMDVDLLVPAALENAINGDLARDVQADIVVEAANGPLTPNADDVLAERDVAVFPDILANAGGVTVSYFEWVQNRQRFYWSEERVNSELETIITNAFDDLVDTYEETGAPNFRTAMYVVAIKRVVAAAEEGGIWP, translated from the coding sequence ATGTCGCCTGAGGTAAACCCGTTTGAGAGCTTACAGGAACAGATCGACGACGCGGCGGACTACCTCGAATATTCGACCGACGTACTCGAACGGCTGAAACACCCCGAACGAGTGCTAGAGACGAATCTCTCCGTCGAGATGGACGACGGCTCCGTCGAGGTGTTTCGTGCCTATCGGTCACAGTTCAACGGTGATCGGGGACCGTACAAGGGCGGGATCCGCTATCACCCGCAGGTCACACGCGATGAAGTCAAGGCGCTGTCTGGCTGGATGGTGTACAAGTGCGCTGCGGTAAACATTCCCTACGGCGGCGGGAAAGGCGGTATCGAGATCGACCCGCGCCAGTACTCGGCCGACGAAATCGAGCGGATAACGCGGTCGTTCGCGGAGGAACTCCGACCGATCATCGGCGAGGACCGGGACATCCCAGCGCCCGATGTCAACACCGGCCAGCGGGAGATGAACTGGATCAAAGACACCTACGAGACGCTGGAAAACACGACCGAACCCGGCGTCATCACCGGGAAGGCACCGGAGTCAGGCGGCAGCGCAGGCCGCGTGGAAGCCACCGGCCGCTCCGTGATGCTCACCGCACGCGAAGCGTTCGATTATCTCGGCAAAGACATCGAAGACGCGACGGTGGCTGTGCAGGGCTACGGGAACGCCGGCTCCGTCGCGGCGAAACTCATCGAAGATCTGGGCGCGAACATCGTCGCAGCATCGGACTCGTCCGGTGCCGTCTACAACCCCGACGGGTTCGACGCGCGCGACGCGAAGGCGTTCAAAAGCGAGACCGGGTCACTGGCCGGCTACGAGGGCGCGACAGAGGAACTGACGAATGAAGAGCTGTTGACGATGGACGTAGACCTGCTCGTTCCGGCGGCGCTCGAAAACGCTATCAATGGCGACCTCGCACGGGACGTTCAGGCCGACATCGTCGTGGAGGCGGCAAACGGCCCGCTGACGCCGAACGCGGACGACGTGCTCGCGGAGCGCGACGTGGCTGTGTTCCCCGACATCCTCGCCAACGCCGGCGGCGTCACGGTGTCGTACTTCGAGTGGGTCCAGAACCGCCAGCGGTTCTACTGGTCCGAAGAGCGGGTCAACAGCGAACTGGAGACCATCATCACGAACGCGTTCGACGACCTCGTCGATACCTACGAGGAGACCGGCGCGCCGAACTTCCGGACGGCGATGTACGTCGTCGCAATCAAGCGCGTCGTCGCTGCCGCGGAGGAAGGCGGCATCTGGCCCTGA
- a CDS encoding 3-hydroxyacyl-CoA dehydrogenase family protein produces MHLETVDTVGVVGAGTMGNGIAQVAATAGYDVVMRDVSEELVAAGFEEIQSSFETLVARDTVTEQEAEAATARITGTTEMDDLADADLVVEAVTEDMDLKQSVFEALDAVCGPDTVLASNTSTLSITTIASVTERPEQVLGLHFMNPVPVMKGVELVVGEKTSDETVTLGREFSHDIGKETWEADDKPGFVVNRVLMPWINEGIRAYDEGVADKADIDRGLTLGTNVPMGPLELADHIGLDVVLDASETLHEELGDRYKPAYLLKRKVAAGDLGKKSGRGFYDYD; encoded by the coding sequence ATGCATCTCGAAACAGTCGACACCGTCGGCGTCGTCGGAGCAGGAACGATGGGCAACGGCATCGCACAGGTCGCGGCGACAGCCGGCTACGATGTCGTCATGCGCGATGTCTCAGAAGAGTTAGTTGCCGCCGGGTTCGAGGAGATCCAGTCGAGCTTCGAGACGCTCGTTGCACGCGACACAGTGACAGAACAGGAGGCGGAGGCGGCAACAGCCCGTATTACGGGCACCACCGAGATGGACGACCTCGCAGATGCTGACCTCGTCGTCGAGGCCGTAACAGAAGACATGGATCTCAAGCAGTCTGTGTTCGAGGCCCTCGACGCCGTCTGCGGGCCGGACACGGTGCTGGCCAGCAACACGAGCACCCTCTCGATTACGACTATCGCCAGTGTCACCGAACGGCCCGAGCAGGTCCTCGGACTGCACTTCATGAATCCCGTGCCGGTGATGAAAGGCGTCGAGCTCGTCGTCGGCGAGAAAACCAGCGACGAGACAGTGACGCTGGGCCGGGAGTTCTCCCACGACATCGGCAAGGAGACTTGGGAGGCCGACGACAAGCCCGGGTTCGTGGTGAACCGCGTGTTGATGCCTTGGATCAACGAGGGTATCCGGGCGTACGACGAGGGCGTCGCCGACAAGGCCGACATCGACCGCGGGCTAACCCTCGGGACGAACGTCCCAATGGGGCCGCTTGAACTGGCTGACCACATCGGCCTCGATGTGGTACTCGACGCCTCTGAAACGCTTCATGAAGAGTTGGGTGACCGCTACAAGCCCGCATACCTGCTCAAACGGAAAGTCGCGGCCGGCGACCTCGGGAAAAAATCCGGACGGGGCTTTTACGACTACGACTGA
- a CDS encoding universal stress protein, translated as MTILVAIANDSVSQAVIDTAVRLADGLDEELYVVHLVDGDTADGTAKQLRDEMRDRFRDATIVATVAIEHVGRSAMRSGTRVGNELLELAADVDVRHIVMGHEPKGLTGRIREGDAAVAVIDAADVPVTIVPEASPDV; from the coding sequence ATGACCATTCTCGTGGCTATCGCCAACGATTCCGTCTCTCAGGCGGTCATCGACACGGCGGTTCGGCTCGCCGATGGGCTGGACGAGGAACTGTACGTTGTCCATCTCGTCGACGGAGACACTGCCGACGGGACGGCCAAACAGCTTCGGGACGAGATGCGCGACCGGTTCCGTGATGCCACCATCGTGGCCACGGTGGCCATCGAACACGTGGGTCGGTCCGCGATGCGGTCGGGCACGAGGGTGGGCAACGAACTGCTCGAACTCGCGGCCGATGTGGACGTTCGTCACATCGTCATGGGCCACGAGCCGAAGGGGCTGACCGGCCGCATTCGGGAGGGCGACGCCGCAGTCGCCGTCATCGACGCCGCCGATGTGCCGGTTACTATTGTCCCCGAAGCCTCTCCCGATGTGTGA
- a CDS encoding class 1 fructose-bisphosphatase, with product MSKSLDISTTEAEQTVTEVIDTIVATTPDVRRAVADYRGQSNSVNPTGDDQLAADLRADELFEERMLDIDGVATYASEERADVKTTDGRLHVAMDPLDGSSNLEPNSGMGTIFGVYSEQPPTVGTNLLAAGFVIYGPITSMIVARNGSVREYILEDGDKRVVDDDVSVPEDPTVFGFGGGVDSWTDEFESYAEEVRHELKLRYGGAMVADINQVLTYGGIFSYPELESRPEGKLRVQFEGQPMAYILESAGGRSSDGEQSLLEIDPDGLHERTPLYLGNDDLIDRLEASLD from the coding sequence ATGAGTAAGTCACTCGACATCTCGACCACCGAAGCCGAGCAGACAGTCACGGAAGTCATCGACACCATCGTCGCGACGACACCGGACGTCCGCCGCGCTGTTGCCGACTATCGTGGCCAGAGCAACTCCGTCAACCCCACCGGCGACGACCAGCTCGCGGCTGACCTGCGCGCTGATGAGCTGTTCGAGGAGCGGATGCTTGACATCGACGGCGTTGCCACCTACGCCAGCGAAGAACGCGCGGACGTGAAAACGACGGACGGTCGCCTCCACGTCGCGATGGACCCCCTCGACGGGTCGAGCAACCTCGAACCCAACAGTGGGATGGGGACCATCTTCGGCGTCTACAGTGAACAGCCGCCGACTGTCGGGACCAATCTCCTCGCCGCCGGGTTCGTCATCTACGGCCCGATCACCTCGATGATCGTCGCTCGGAACGGCAGCGTCCGCGAGTACATCCTCGAAGACGGCGACAAGCGGGTCGTCGACGATGACGTGTCGGTCCCTGAAGACCCCACAGTGTTCGGGTTCGGCGGCGGTGTCGACTCTTGGACGGATGAGTTCGAATCCTACGCCGAAGAGGTCCGCCACGAGCTGAAACTCCGCTACGGTGGGGCGATGGTCGCGGACATCAATCAGGTGCTCACCTATGGCGGTATCTTCTCGTACCCCGAACTGGAGTCACGCCCCGAAGGAAAGCTCCGGGTCCAGTTCGAGGGACAGCCGATGGCTTACATTCTCGAATCCGCCGGCGGCCGGTCCTCCGACGGCGAGCAGTCGCTGCTTGAAATCGACCCTGACGGGCTACACGAGCGGACGCCACTGTATCTCGGGAACGACGACCTGATCGACCGGCTTGAAGCCTCCCTCGACTGA
- a CDS encoding PKD domain-containing protein has product MSANGYSRVTPMILGSPRRWLPLLALLLAVPLLMPIATSTVVAEDTEPPVWGNATRGDDTTIEVTIYDDESIDTNTIQASDFTLTAGDVENVSVTSISAAEGNKSGARVSLLLADKVDKNNVSVGLRNTANITDTAGNKLPDGTVTATGMDAVVPKYRDFNVTRVNSSTAEITVETHERLDQLRISVGGAALDTLNISGFTERTGNSAVYTREYTFPEEGEYSLLLMSVRDRHGNNNSFSRQRTFLYDGTGPNVTVAGPENATVGESVTFSAAETTDDQGVASIQWQVGDDTILTGENITVAFASPGNHEVAVTATDPFGNTETVTRTVSVTGNGTAGNVTVQQPNATVATVSVNGTGQAQLIEPRVGALTSGPNGTLERLTATFPRNESATLTIRSRQPTPSFVAANNHTGVSQFDIDHGSVRAEDVTFTFTVDRDTLAAVASEPSAVTLFRNGDGWTPLATEIVTQSESHIVYRAVSPGFSTFVVGVERPTTADTDPETEANGSETPTPTPETTETPTEDTGKPDIVVTNATAVPSTLGPGDRTVITVELENRGTASGDHNVIVSLNTSVLTTRTVTVPAGETRTTEFARSVPENRTGGLTVDGQRVGNVTGDSGGLPIPALPSIGVPNPLSLWPDGIIGTALGGLLGVAIGLYGVLKALAIYLGY; this is encoded by the coding sequence ATGAGTGCCAACGGTTACTCCCGGGTGACGCCAATGATACTCGGGAGTCCGCGCCGGTGGCTCCCGCTTCTAGCTTTGCTTCTCGCGGTCCCGCTTCTCATGCCGATTGCGACAAGCACCGTTGTAGCCGAAGACACTGAACCGCCAGTGTGGGGCAACGCGACGCGGGGCGACGACACGACTATCGAGGTCACCATCTATGACGATGAGTCAATAGACACAAATACGATTCAGGCAAGCGATTTCACCCTGACCGCAGGTGATGTCGAGAACGTCTCTGTCACGTCGATCAGCGCAGCGGAAGGGAACAAAAGCGGGGCCCGGGTGTCGCTACTTCTTGCGGACAAGGTAGACAAAAACAATGTCTCAGTCGGTCTCCGGAACACTGCAAACATCACAGACACTGCGGGCAACAAACTCCCAGATGGGACAGTTACCGCAACCGGGATGGATGCTGTCGTACCGAAATACCGGGATTTCAATGTCACGCGGGTCAACAGTTCGACCGCCGAAATCACTGTTGAGACACATGAACGACTAGATCAACTACGAATCTCCGTCGGTGGGGCAGCACTTGACACGCTCAACATCTCAGGGTTCACCGAACGTACCGGTAACTCGGCCGTCTACACCCGGGAGTACACCTTCCCTGAAGAAGGGGAGTACTCACTGTTGCTGATGTCCGTGCGGGATCGGCATGGGAACAACAACTCCTTCAGTCGGCAGCGGACGTTCCTCTATGATGGCACTGGACCGAACGTCACCGTTGCCGGTCCGGAAAACGCGACAGTCGGCGAATCGGTGACGTTCTCCGCGGCAGAAACGACAGACGACCAAGGCGTTGCATCTATCCAGTGGCAGGTGGGGGATGACACGATTCTAACTGGCGAGAACATCACCGTCGCCTTCGCCTCGCCGGGCAATCACGAGGTAGCAGTGACGGCTACCGATCCATTTGGGAACACGGAGACAGTGACCAGAACTGTGTCTGTGACGGGGAATGGTACCGCCGGAAATGTGACCGTACAGCAACCGAATGCGACCGTTGCAACTGTCTCAGTGAATGGGACCGGGCAGGCACAACTGATCGAGCCACGAGTGGGGGCACTCACCAGCGGCCCGAACGGAACACTGGAGCGGCTCACAGCAACGTTCCCTCGCAATGAGTCCGCGACACTCACCATCCGCTCACGTCAGCCTACGCCGTCGTTCGTGGCTGCAAACAACCACACCGGCGTCAGTCAGTTCGATATCGACCACGGCTCGGTTCGTGCCGAGGACGTGACGTTCACCTTTACTGTGGACCGTGACACGCTTGCGGCAGTCGCTTCGGAACCGAGTGCTGTGACGCTGTTTCGGAACGGCGATGGGTGGACACCACTAGCAACTGAGATTGTCACCCAAAGCGAGTCACACATCGTCTACCGCGCTGTGTCGCCGGGCTTCTCGACGTTCGTTGTGGGTGTTGAGCGGCCAACAACGGCGGATACAGATCCGGAGACGGAAGCAAACGGCTCGGAAACGCCGACGCCTACACCTGAAACGACTGAGACGCCAACAGAAGATACCGGGAAGCCGGACATCGTGGTTACAAACGCCACGGCCGTTCCATCGACACTTGGCCCCGGCGACCGGACAGTCATCACCGTCGAACTGGAAAACCGGGGGACAGCGAGCGGCGATCATAACGTGATCGTCTCGCTCAACACCTCCGTACTGACAACGCGGACGGTTACTGTCCCTGCTGGTGAAACGCGAACTACGGAGTTTGCCCGCTCAGTGCCCGAAAACAGGACTGGAGGTCTGACCGTTGACGGGCAACGCGTCGGGAACGTGACGGGTGACAGCGGTGGCCTCCCGATTCCAGCGCTCCCGTCAATCGGGGTTCCGAACCCGCTCTCGCTGTGGCCCGATGGCATCATTGGAACCGCGCTCGGTGGGCTACTGGGCGTCGCTATCGGGTTGTACGGTGTCCTCAAAGCGCTCGCAATCTATCTCGGCTACTGA
- a CDS encoding RtcB family protein, which produces MVLELTGEHTTARVMVDDESLVEAGCREQIETLIDHPAFTEPVRIMPDTHWGAGAPIGFTMPLGERVVPNIVGVDVGCGMAATNLGPELPLEDAERERRVREAVPMGRSVHDYDDAPHLVEEFPFERANRVFEQFDAAYADRFGEHIDPVEFDFDGYDGDYFEALCDRVLADQRQGMGYIIKSAGTLGGGNHFVEFGRARESGDYWLVIHSGSRYLGKSVAEYWQSTATDRRTIGEIREQIPEEYVEYLKFDPDTVESRDLYAWVTGGMGESYIRKERLRRELDGSDIEDAFDALGQVQDAIHSSDDEDRNTDLDWLEGREAHGYLVDMLFAQQYARWNRELMSNAICDAIGVEPVDRFQSIHNYIDFRDLTIRKGATPARDGQRLLVPFNMADGSIIARGKGNEEYHQTAPHGAGRVMSRRQAHSEVDMDEFAAAMDGIYSESVIEGVRDEAPMAYKDADAILSAIQPTAAVVESIDAVHNLKATE; this is translated from the coding sequence ATGGTACTCGAACTGACGGGCGAACACACCACGGCGCGGGTGATGGTCGACGACGAATCGCTCGTCGAGGCCGGGTGTCGGGAACAGATCGAGACGCTCATCGATCACCCTGCGTTCACCGAACCGGTCCGAATCATGCCGGACACGCACTGGGGAGCCGGTGCACCGATTGGCTTCACGATGCCGCTGGGCGAGCGCGTCGTCCCGAACATCGTCGGCGTCGACGTGGGCTGTGGCATGGCTGCGACGAACCTCGGACCGGAACTCCCGCTCGAAGACGCCGAACGCGAGCGCCGCGTGCGCGAGGCAGTCCCGATGGGCCGGTCGGTTCACGACTACGACGACGCCCCCCATCTGGTCGAGGAGTTCCCGTTCGAGCGGGCCAACCGCGTCTTCGAGCAGTTCGACGCGGCCTACGCCGACCGCTTCGGCGAGCACATCGACCCCGTCGAGTTCGACTTCGACGGCTACGACGGGGACTACTTCGAGGCCCTGTGTGACCGCGTGCTGGCAGACCAGCGGCAAGGAATGGGGTACATAATCAAGAGCGCGGGGACGCTGGGCGGCGGGAACCACTTCGTCGAGTTCGGCCGAGCGCGGGAATCGGGCGACTACTGGCTGGTCATCCACAGCGGCTCCCGGTACCTCGGCAAGTCCGTCGCCGAATACTGGCAGTCGACAGCGACGGATCGCCGGACAATCGGCGAAATCCGCGAGCAGATCCCAGAGGAGTACGTCGAGTACCTGAAGTTCGACCCCGATACGGTCGAATCACGGGACCTCTACGCGTGGGTCACCGGCGGCATGGGCGAGTCCTACATCCGGAAGGAGCGACTGCGCCGCGAACTCGACGGCTCCGACATCGAGGACGCCTTCGACGCGCTGGGACAGGTCCAAGACGCCATCCACAGCAGCGACGACGAGGACCGCAACACGGACCTCGACTGGCTTGAGGGCCGGGAGGCCCACGGCTATCTGGTCGATATGCTGTTCGCCCAGCAGTACGCCCGCTGGAACCGCGAACTGATGAGCAACGCAATCTGTGACGCCATCGGAGTCGAGCCCGTCGACCGCTTCCAGTCGATTCACAACTACATCGATTTCCGCGATCTAACCATCCGCAAGGGGGCGACCCCGGCCCGCGACGGCCAGCGGCTGCTGGTCCCGTTCAACATGGCTGACGGGTCGATTATCGCACGCGGGAAGGGCAACGAGGAGTACCACCAGACCGCGCCACACGGTGCGGGTCGCGTGATGAGCCGTCGGCAGGCCCACAGCGAGGTCGACATGGACGAGTTCGCCGCGGCGATGGACGGGATTTACTCCGAGTCCGTCATCGAAGGCGTCCGCGACGAAGCGCCGATGGCGTACAAGGACGCTGACGCGATTCTCTCTGCTATCCAGCCCACTGCAGCAGTCGTCGAGTCCATCGATGCCGTCCACAATCTGAAAGCGACGGAGTGA
- a CDS encoding DUF5658 family protein: protein MVAEGDVFTTDRTVLIGTIDGWCSALLDELAAVERELWLVVAVTLIIDVWLTHIGLQHGLHEGNPVMRAAIETFGIAVLGLTKIGVLGLAGATRRLLSDQRGVVVPLGLALPWMAAVVINAALLISL from the coding sequence GTGGTTGCGGAGGGTGACGTGTTTACAACGGACCGAACGGTCCTGATAGGGACCATCGACGGGTGGTGTAGCGCCCTGCTCGACGAACTTGCAGCCGTCGAGCGAGAACTGTGGCTGGTCGTCGCCGTGACGCTCATCATCGACGTGTGGCTGACACACATCGGTCTCCAGCACGGGCTTCACGAGGGGAATCCGGTAATGCGAGCCGCGATAGAGACGTTCGGAATCGCGGTCCTCGGACTGACGAAGATCGGCGTGCTGGGGCTGGCTGGGGCGACACGCCGGTTGTTGAGCGATCAGCGCGGCGTCGTGGTACCGCTCGGACTGGCGCTCCCGTGGATGGCGGCCGTCGTGATCAACGCGGCCCTCCTGATTAGCCTGTAG
- a CDS encoding SRPBCC family protein, producing the protein MDIYERQVRVEAPLSEVWKFHATGDGLVALTPDWMNIRIEAERGPDGEPNPEELTAGSVVESSIKPFGVPPRQRWVSNIVAREESDDEAMFRDAMEEGPFPHWEHTHTFKALSDRETLVHDHVEFELPGGPLGQALGPFGCLGMEPMFRYRHQQTKELLEG; encoded by the coding sequence ATGGACATTTACGAGCGGCAGGTTCGTGTCGAAGCCCCGCTGTCGGAGGTCTGGAAGTTCCACGCGACAGGCGATGGCTTGGTCGCACTGACGCCCGACTGGATGAACATCCGCATCGAGGCAGAGCGGGGACCCGATGGCGAACCGAATCCCGAGGAACTGACCGCTGGATCGGTCGTCGAATCCTCGATCAAGCCCTTCGGCGTGCCGCCGCGCCAGCGCTGGGTCTCGAACATCGTCGCGCGGGAAGAGAGCGACGACGAGGCCATGTTCCGCGACGCGATGGAAGAGGGGCCGTTCCCCCACTGGGAGCACACGCACACGTTCAAGGCTCTGAGCGACAGGGAAACACTCGTCCACGACCACGTCGAGTTCGAACTGCCCGGCGGACCGCTTGGTCAGGCGCTTGGCCCCTTCGGCTGTCTCGGGATGGAGCCGATGTTCCGGTATCGCCATCAGCAGACGAAAGAACTACTGGAAGGGTAA